The region GATCCACGGATTGCATGCATATATTGCAGACGCAGCTTCTCTAATCGAACTCGAAAATCTTCAATTTGCTCTTTCGTCAATGCCATACTTTTTCCTTCATTCAATATTTCAAAACAGGTTCAGACGATGATGCCGATTGGATCGCATCAATCAACTCGTCCATATCTTTGAACCGGCGATAGACACAAGCAAATCGAACATAAGCAATTGTATCGAGTGCTTTGAGTTTTTCCATCACCATCTCACCCACTTCAATCGTGGCAATCTCTCTTAATCCCTTGTCCATGATTGCACTGGCAAGCTCAGACGCCAATTTCAAAACCTGCTCATGGCTCACTCGAGTGTGACGGCAGGCAGAAGATAAGCCGCTAATGAGCTTTTCAATGCTAAAGTCTTGATATCTTCCATCG is a window of Simkaniaceae bacterium DNA encoding:
- the nrdR gene encoding transcriptional regulator NrdR, which translates into the protein MKCPFCGDQEIKVTDSRNATDANAIRRRRECLACKKRFTTFETVDLAIQVKKRDGRYQDFSIEKLISGLSSACRHTRVSHEQVLKLASELASAIMDKGLREIATIEVGEMVMEKLKALDTIAYVRFACVYRRFKDMDELIDAIQSASSSEPVLKY